The genomic window TCGAATCACTACCCGCATCACTTGTTCATATTCTTTGTCATGAAACATTTCGTATAAACTACGGTAATCGTTATAAATATCAAGTAAGCCGTCGATCAATTCTTTTCGCTCGTATTTTTTCTTTAAGTATTCCTTTTCGCCTTTGCGGAACGAATTTTTCGTTTCCGGCTTTTTTTGAGCAAGAAGGTCTGGTTGTTTATTCACGTATGACAATAGACCTAGCTTTTGAATAAAAGTATCCGCACTTTCTGCGTCAGCCACAAGGGTAAGCTCATCCTCACCGGCTTCCAGCCATTCTCCATCACTGACCCTCGATAATTCGTATATCACGTCTTCCCATGCATTGTCTTTGTATCGCCAAATTTCTGTCCGGAAGCCGACGACCTTAAATAATTCTGCTCCGTACCCTTTAACATGGACAAGGTCGCCAAATAAATACTTATAATCTATATCAATATGTTCTTTTTCAATTATTTCTCCTTCATATTCAGAAAGCTCTTGCAAGCTGGATTCCATATATAAACCTTCGCTGTTATTAATTTCATAAACATACACTCCGCTTAAGTATTTTACATCTGTTACTTTTCCAACCGTTCCATATATTGTGATCACGACCGTATCACCGATTTTATATTTTGGTTTTTCTTGTTTGTCCATATCCTCCATCCTCTCAATGATTAGTCGTGAATAATTCTTATCATAATATATGCGAGGAGAAATAAATCGCCAATTATAAAAAGCATGAAAAAATCGCCTTTTTTTAATAAGGCGATGTGATGTTGGAAGTTCATCGAACGATTATAAACTTTTATTTCATTTGCCTGCTGTTACACCTTTCACAAGCACTGTTGCTGTTTTGCCGGGTTTGACCTATTTTCTTTTAATAATACGTTCATACCTCTATCCTTCTGACAATACGTATAATTCCCACGCTTCATCAAACGTTGACATGCTGTCCAAATAGTGGCCATTCAATTCTAAATACGAACTTATTTCATCGTAATCGGCAGATCCTTTCGGAAAGCTGTGATCTTCATACGCATGGTTAGCGAATTTGCTAATCTCATCTTTCGGCTCCGGATGCCGGTATTTCATAAGAAAATGATAAAATGATTTTGCCATGTTAAAC from Bacillus methanolicus includes these protein-coding regions:
- a CDS encoding YozE family protein; protein product: MAKSFYHFLMKYRHPEPKDEISKFANHAYEDHSFPKGSADYDEISSYLELNGHYLDSMSTFDEAWELYVLSEG